In Roseofilum reptotaenium CS-1145, the sequence TAAACTTTTAAGTAAGTTCGCTTGTAGCAACCATTGACGGTTTCCCAGAAATTTGGCGATAATGCGACTTATCGCTCGCGCGATCGCTTCTACTCCCATTCCTCCCTTATTGGCCTTCAACAAAATTCACATCCTCTCTCACCACTGCACAACCCCAGACTCTACAGAGTAGGGCCCTCAAATTTTGACATTCTCCCCGATCAAGTGCAACTGTAGATTGACTCAAAGTTTTGTAAAATTGTAGTCTGAGTTACAGTAATCCAGTCTACTCCATCTCTATATCATAAAAGTATTCAACCCACTCGCATTTTACCCATTAGTGTGAACTTTGATTCCTACGATTCAGGGGACTTCTACGATGAACTCTTCGGGCCCGATGGCAATCCCCGCCCCGAATGTCAACCCCTTATAGACCATTTCAATCATCTTTCTCGCGAACACCTTCATCAACGCCAACAAGCGGCCCAGATTGGACTGTTTAAGCTGGGAGTCACCTTTAATGTCTATGGTGCAGAAGAAGGAACTGAACGGATTTTGCCCTTCGATCTCATTCCCCGTGTCGTCTTATCTCAGGAGTGGAAAACCCTAGAGCAAGGACTCAAACAACGAATTCAAGCCCTCAATTTATTTATTGCTGATATTTATGACCAGCAAAAGATCGTTAAGGATAAAGTCATTCCCGAAGAATTAATTCACTCAGCGACCGGTTTTCTCAAACCCTGTATGGGTCTCAAACCTCCCCAAGATGTTTGGTGTCATATTACTGGAACCGACTTGGTGCGCGACAAAGAAGGACAATGGTACGTTTTAGAAGACAATTTGCGTTGTCCCTCTGGCGTTTCCTATGTCTTGGAAAATCGCCGAGTGATGAAAAGTACCTTTCCTCAAATCTTTACCTTGATGGATATTGAACCGGTCGATCGATATCCTAGCCGTTTGCTCGATACCTTACTCCATCTAGCTCCTGGCCATCTTCCCAACCCCACCGTAGTCCTCTTAACTCCAGGAATATATAACTCAGCCTATTTTGAACATTCATTTTTAGCCCAGCAAATGGGAGTTGAGTTAGTCGAAGGCCGAGATTTAGTCGTTGTTGATGGCTACTTACAAATGCGAACCACGAAGGGATTGCAACGGGTAGATGTGGTCTATCGTCGCATTGATGATAGCTTTATCGATCCGACGGTCTTTAATCCCGATTCCTTGTTAGGCGTTCCCGGTTTAATGGAAGTTTATCAGTCTGGACGAGTCGCTTTAGCCAACGCCCTGGGAACTGGAGTCGCAGATGATAAGGTAATTTATGCCTATGTTCCCCAAATGATTCGCTATTATTTGGACGAAGAGCCAATTTTAGCCAATGTCCCCACCTATCTATGTTGGGAGCCAAAGCAACAAGACTATGTGCTCAACCATTTGCCACAATTAGTGGTTAAAGCCGCCGATGAGTCAGGCGGCTATGGCATGTTGATCGGCCCGAATTCAACTTCAGCCCAACGGGAAGAGTTTGCTCAACGGATTAAGGCCAATCCCCGTAAATATATTGCCCAACCCACCCTCTGTTTATCTAGGGTTCCTACCCTATTAGAGGGGAGTATCGAAGGCTGCCATGTAGATTTGCGCCCCTATATTCTCTATGGTAAAGATATTTCCGTAATGCCTGGAGGTTTAACTAGAGTGGCCCTCAAGCGGGGGTCTCTAGTGGTCAATTCTTCTCAAGGTGGTGGCAGTAAAGATACCTGGGTTTTACGAGATTAGAGGGCTAGGCTAGGGGGGATGTTATGAAAATAACGATACATTAAGTTTCGTGAATTATTGATAAAAATGAGTTGCTCAAACTCAGGGTTATCCTTTATCCTTCCAGTAACGAGTTTTTCATGGCAAAAAACCTATGATTGAATCACTTGCATTTACTCATGCTTCACTGGCCTACGAAGATACTAACCCAGCTCCCCAATTACGGTCTTTTGAAGGAATTAATGTATCTCTGGCAAAAAGTGCTGTAGGAGTTTTAGCTCTAAGTGTAGCGCTCTCGATTATCAGTGTCGCAGAAAACGCGATGGCCTACCTAAGTTATGGGTCTAGAGGTAATGATGTTGTTTATCTGCAAGACTTGCTAAAACGTGCGGGTTACTTCCCCTATACGGTGGGATCAACCGGTTACTATGGTAGTATTACCTATGATGCAGTCGTCAGTTATCAGTACGACATGGGCCTAGCTGTAGATGGAATGGCTGGCGCTCAAACTTTTGCGTCTCTGGAAGCTAATACTGGCGTAGGTGGTGGGACTCATCGAGTGGTTGCTACAGGCGGCTTAAATGTCCGTTCAGGAATGGGGACATCCTTTCCTGTTATTGGTGGACTCGCCAATGGACAACGGGTTTTTGTGGAATACTTCGACCATACCGGGTGGGCTAAACTTACCACGGGTGGATATGTGTCCGGTGGTTATCTGGCCGCACTCTAATCTTTAAAATCAGAATTCTATGACAATAGCGAGTCAGTTATTATGAAACTGACTCGCTATTTGAGTATTTCTTTGTATTAAAAGTTCGTTTTAAACGGCTAGGGATGTGGGGATTAAATCGATTTTACCGCGTTGTACAGCTCGCAATAAACGGTCAATCGATTTCCGTTCATGGGCTTGTAGTTCAGAATAGCTAGACGCGAGTTGCAGGGTATGATAATCGGTACAAGAAACGACACCGGTTGCACCCACTGCTCCAAAGATTTCGGAAATGCGATCAGATAGCTTTTCTGTTGGAGATAACATAGTTTTTTCTCTTCAACTCATCTTATGTTCCTATTGTGGTTGCTTGTGGTCATCTGTGGGGTGACAACCCCCACATAAAGTTTGTGATTTACGTTGGCTATACAAGTGATTTGGATGGGAGAGATAGGAGGAAGAGGAGAGACGGGGAGGTGGGGACTTGAAGAAGTCTGAATATGTCGCTATTCGCGCATTAGTCTATTCGCCGATTGAAGATCCGTTTAGAATGAGCAGATTTTTACCTCGATTATTCTGATAATACGGGAGCTAGGTTTTGATTACTGTTTGAAGTTAAGTTATGTTAAGTCGTGTCGCAGATTCAATCTATTGGCTCAATCGTTATGTAGAGCGGGCAGAAAATACGGCTCGATTTATTGATGCTAATTTGACCTTAATTTTGGATTCTCCGGTTGGGGTTGTCCATCAGTGGGAACCGTTGGTGATTACGACGGGAGATCGCCAGGTGTTTTGGGAGCGCTATGGCGAAGCGACGAAGGAGAATGTCCGCCATTTTCTCACGTTTGACGCGAAAAACCCTAATTCGATTTTGTCTTGTTTGTGGATGGCTCGTGAGAATGCGCGATCGATTCGAGAGGTGATTTCTTCGGAGATGTGGCAGCAAATTAATGAATTTTATTACATGGTAAAGGAGACTTCTCCGGAGGGTTCAATGGTGGAGTTATCGGATTTTTATACGGAAGTTAAACGCTGTAGCCATTTGTTTGCCGGATTGATGGATGCCACGATGTCCCATAATGAGGGTTGGCATTTTGGCTTGATTGGCCGGTTGTTAGAACGGGCAGATAAGACTTCGCGAATTTTAGATGTGAAGTATTTTATTTTATTGCCTTCGGCTCAGGATGTGGGCACAACTTTAGATGAAATTCATTGGATAGCCCTGTTAAAATCTGCGAGTGCTTATGAAATGTATCGCAAACAAATACACCGTCACCAAATTACGCCTATGGGAGTAGCAGAGTTTTTATTGCTCGATCGCCACTTCCCCCGTGCAGTACGCTCTTGTCTGTTTCGCTCTGAGCAGTCTCTCCATAGAATTAATGGTACAGCACCGGCAACCTGGAGTGATTCGGCCGAACGAGCCTTGGGTCGTCTGCGATCGGAGTTGGAATACATCACCATTGAGGAGATTATTCAACAGGGATTACATGAATTTGTGGATAATTTACAAAAACAGTTAAATTTGGTGGGCGAGCAACTCTATCAAACCTATTTCTCTTTAGAGTCGGTGCATTAAATTAACTAAAGATGGCAACAGAAACACATGCGCTATAAAATTATCCACTCAACTTATTATACTTATAGTGAATTTGTGGCTCTGAGTCCCCATTGGCTGCGGTTGCGATCGCGCTCTGATGGCGCTCAAACCCTGCATCACTTTCAGTTAGAGATCGATCCACTCCCTACGGGTCAATCCTCTGTCCTCGATGAAGAGGGCAATGTTCTGGAAAAAATTTGGTTTGATGCTCAGGAACTCAAAGCACTGAAGATTACTGCGACTTCAGAAGTGGAAACCCATTGTACCAACCCCTTTAATTATCTCTTAGAGCCTTGGGCCGTTCAATTTCCGATTGATTATCCGTCTAGTCTACTGGCTCGGCTATCCCCCTATTTTGCCCCTAGAACACTGCCGAGTCCAATC encodes:
- a CDS encoding circularly permuted type 2 ATP-grasp protein; the encoded protein is MNFDSYDSGDFYDELFGPDGNPRPECQPLIDHFNHLSREHLHQRQQAAQIGLFKLGVTFNVYGAEEGTERILPFDLIPRVVLSQEWKTLEQGLKQRIQALNLFIADIYDQQKIVKDKVIPEELIHSATGFLKPCMGLKPPQDVWCHITGTDLVRDKEGQWYVLEDNLRCPSGVSYVLENRRVMKSTFPQIFTLMDIEPVDRYPSRLLDTLLHLAPGHLPNPTVVLLTPGIYNSAYFEHSFLAQQMGVELVEGRDLVVVDGYLQMRTTKGLQRVDVVYRRIDDSFIDPTVFNPDSLLGVPGLMEVYQSGRVALANALGTGVADDKVIYAYVPQMIRYYLDEEPILANVPTYLCWEPKQQDYVLNHLPQLVVKAADESGGYGMLIGPNSTSAQREEFAQRIKANPRKYIAQPTLCLSRVPTLLEGSIEGCHVDLRPYILYGKDISVMPGGLTRVALKRGSLVVNSSQGGGSKDTWVLRD
- a CDS encoding peptidoglycan-binding protein → MIESLAFTHASLAYEDTNPAPQLRSFEGINVSLAKSAVGVLALSVALSIISVAENAMAYLSYGSRGNDVVYLQDLLKRAGYFPYTVGSTGYYGSITYDAVVSYQYDMGLAVDGMAGAQTFASLEANTGVGGGTHRVVATGGLNVRSGMGTSFPVIGGLANGQRVFVEYFDHTGWAKLTTGGYVSGGYLAAL
- a CDS encoding alpha-E domain-containing protein, whose amino-acid sequence is MLSRVADSIYWLNRYVERAENTARFIDANLTLILDSPVGVVHQWEPLVITTGDRQVFWERYGEATKENVRHFLTFDAKNPNSILSCLWMARENARSIREVISSEMWQQINEFYYMVKETSPEGSMVELSDFYTEVKRCSHLFAGLMDATMSHNEGWHFGLIGRLLERADKTSRILDVKYFILLPSAQDVGTTLDEIHWIALLKSASAYEMYRKQIHRHQITPMGVAEFLLLDRHFPRAVRSCLFRSEQSLHRINGTAPATWSDSAERALGRLRSELEYITIEEIIQQGLHEFVDNLQKQLNLVGEQLYQTYFSLESVH